The following proteins are encoded in a genomic region of Haloarcula marina:
- a CDS encoding DICT sensory domain-containing protein: MSLGTILTAAADDRKRVVVYAPGDEGTDLADALATRNLDVYRREIPALSADAFVVIRDGSGFRGAVSLTDLLAFLAPPIRRPTELDDLDPAYRAIYELLDNTVFVSLDRRQLLATSRELEERAWRLGRGRLHVGFQSSAAFEAQADLYREMANATRIDIHVYVPPEGDTTHLDDAPLTVHAIDGELERYWFILFDDEGTGAQNCALVAEQQSADRYRGVWTYDPELVEVAFAAIE, encoded by the coding sequence ATGTCCCTCGGCACGATTCTCACCGCGGCCGCCGACGACCGCAAGCGCGTCGTCGTCTACGCACCCGGTGACGAGGGGACGGACCTCGCGGACGCGCTGGCGACCCGAAATCTGGACGTCTACCGCCGGGAGATTCCCGCTCTCAGCGCGGACGCGTTCGTCGTCATCCGGGACGGTTCGGGGTTCCGAGGGGCCGTCTCGCTCACCGACCTCCTCGCCTTTCTCGCGCCGCCGATTCGCCGACCGACCGAGTTAGACGACCTCGACCCCGCGTACCGCGCCATCTACGAGTTGCTCGACAACACCGTGTTCGTCTCGCTCGACCGGCGACAGTTGCTGGCGACATCGCGCGAACTCGAAGAGCGCGCGTGGCGACTGGGGCGCGGCCGCCTGCACGTCGGCTTCCAGTCCAGCGCCGCGTTCGAAGCGCAGGCCGACCTCTACCGCGAGATGGCGAACGCCACCCGCATCGACATCCACGTCTACGTCCCGCCCGAGGGCGATACGACCCACCTCGACGACGCACCGCTGACCGTCCACGCCATCGACGGGGAACTCGAACGCTACTGGTTCATCCTGTTCGACGACGAGGGAACCGGCGCGCAGAACTGCGCACTGGTGGCCGAACAGCAGTCAGCGGACCGATATCGCGGGGTCTGGACCTACGACCCCGAACTCGTCGAAGTCGCCTTTGCGGCCATCGAGTGA
- a CDS encoding cupin domain-containing protein: MERTHLDFDRYFEVVMDTDEAQAAEMTVDPGRAVGGPDNYHADSDQWLFVVSGTGLVTVDGDTQRIDAGDLLRIEAGERHGIENDGDAPLETVNFYTPPR; the protein is encoded by the coding sequence ATGGAGCGGACACACCTCGACTTCGACCGCTACTTCGAGGTCGTCATGGACACCGACGAGGCACAGGCCGCCGAGATGACCGTCGACCCCGGACGAGCGGTCGGCGGTCCCGACAACTACCACGCCGACAGCGACCAGTGGCTGTTCGTCGTCTCGGGGACCGGCCTCGTCACCGTCGACGGCGACACCCAACGTATCGACGCGGGCGACTTGCTCCGCATCGAAGCGGGCGAGCGACACGGCATCGAGAACGACGGCGACGCGCCCCTGGAGACGGTCAACTTCTACACGCCGCCCCGCTAA
- a CDS encoding VOC family protein: MDGTLDHTMIRVADLDESLAWYQTHLDYEEKDRYEGDGFTIVYLGPEEMHEDGAMLEITHNEGETPEIGDAWGHIAVRVPEGELESAYEQLMDEGVADYRDPESCGGRYAFVKDPDGHEIELVQRDHGAKWSLDHTMIRVTDADEALGFWTRKFGYDEVGRWEADTFANYFVEPTDAAPEAMSVELTYNYDGRSYEMGDGWGHLCVRLDDLQDDWDQLMTREAEDYRDPESCDDLYAFTKDPDGHEIELLERDPEADSLFPF; encoded by the coding sequence ATGGACGGCACACTCGACCACACGATGATTCGCGTCGCGGACCTCGACGAATCGCTGGCGTGGTACCAGACCCACCTCGACTACGAGGAGAAAGACCGCTACGAGGGCGATGGGTTCACCATCGTCTACCTCGGTCCCGAGGAGATGCACGAGGACGGTGCGATGCTGGAGATTACCCACAACGAGGGCGAGACGCCCGAAATCGGGGACGCGTGGGGCCACATCGCCGTGCGAGTCCCCGAGGGGGAACTCGAATCGGCCTACGAGCAACTGATGGACGAAGGCGTCGCGGACTACCGCGACCCCGAGTCCTGCGGCGGCCGCTACGCCTTCGTGAAAGACCCCGACGGCCACGAAATCGAACTCGTCCAGCGCGACCACGGCGCGAAGTGGTCGCTCGACCACACGATGATTCGCGTCACGGACGCCGACGAAGCGCTCGGGTTCTGGACCCGGAAGTTCGGCTACGACGAGGTGGGCCGCTGGGAGGCCGACACCTTCGCGAACTACTTCGTCGAACCAACCGACGCCGCCCCCGAGGCGATGTCCGTCGAACTCACGTACAACTACGACGGCCGCTCCTACGAGATGGGCGACGGGTGGGGCCACCTCTGTGTCAGGCTCGACGACCTACAGGACGACTGGGACCAGCTGATGACCCGGGAGGCCGAGGACTACCGCGACCCCGAGAGCTGTGACGACCTGTACGCGTTCACCAAGGACCCCGACGGCCACGAGATAGAACTGCTCGAGCGGGACCCCGAGGCGGACTCGCTGTTCCCGTTCTGA
- a CDS encoding zinc-dependent alcohol dehydrogenase family protein: MRAAVLESYGDPLAIRDIDPPTPDPDGAVVAVEACGICRSDWHAWRGHGEWADDDVPLGQVLGHEPAGRVVETGERVRSIAVGDRVVVPFNLGDGTCRHCRNGHGNVCADGWALGFERDAPGAFAERVAVPRAEYNLTELPDAVDFDAAAALGCRYVTAYHALAHRADVATGERVAVHGCGGLGLAAVQLAAAMGARVVAVDLRDGPLQLARDLGAAATVDASATEDVPAAIHDATDGGAHVSMDALGRAETCRNSVRSLRPRGRHVQVGLTTEAERGEVALPTDWMTRWDVDFLGSRGMPPSRYDELLALVADGTVDPGELVTRRVGLADVSDRLAAMTDYGTVGVEVVTAL, encoded by the coding sequence ATGCGCGCCGCAGTCCTCGAATCGTACGGCGACCCGCTCGCAATCCGCGACATCGACCCGCCGACGCCCGACCCCGACGGGGCCGTCGTCGCCGTCGAGGCCTGCGGCATCTGCCGGAGCGACTGGCACGCGTGGCGGGGCCACGGCGAGTGGGCCGACGACGACGTGCCGCTGGGACAGGTGCTCGGCCACGAACCGGCCGGGCGGGTCGTCGAGACGGGCGAGCGGGTCCGCTCGATAGCGGTCGGCGACCGCGTCGTCGTGCCGTTCAACCTCGGCGACGGCACGTGTCGCCACTGCCGGAACGGCCACGGGAACGTCTGTGCCGACGGGTGGGCGCTCGGATTCGAGCGCGACGCCCCCGGTGCGTTCGCCGAGCGAGTGGCGGTTCCGCGGGCCGAGTACAACCTCACCGAACTCCCCGACGCCGTCGACTTCGACGCGGCGGCGGCGCTGGGCTGTCGGTACGTCACCGCTTACCACGCCCTCGCACACCGGGCCGACGTTGCCACCGGGGAACGCGTCGCCGTCCACGGATGTGGCGGCCTCGGACTCGCGGCCGTCCAGTTGGCCGCGGCGATGGGCGCGCGCGTCGTCGCCGTTGACCTGCGGGACGGACCGCTCCAACTGGCGCGTGACCTCGGGGCCGCGGCCACCGTCGACGCGTCGGCCACCGAAGACGTGCCGGCGGCGATTCACGACGCGACCGACGGCGGGGCACACGTCTCCATGGACGCGCTCGGGCGCGCGGAGACGTGCCGGAACAGCGTCCGCTCGCTCCGCCCGCGCGGGCGACACGTCCAGGTGGGCCTGACCACCGAGGCCGAACGGGGCGAGGTGGCTCTCCCGACCGACTGGATGACCCGCTGGGACGTGGACTTCCTCGGGTCCCGCGGGATGCCGCCGTCGCGGTACGACGAACTGCTGGCGCTCGTGGCCGACGGGACGGTCGACCCCGGCGAACTGGTCACCCGCCGCGTCGGACTGGCGGACGTGTCGGACCGCCTCGCCGCGATGACGGACTACGGAACCGTCGGCGTGGAGGTCGTCACGGCGCTCTGA
- the thiE gene encoding thiamine phosphate synthase codes for MVDWDVYLVTGESLSAGRTTREVVEAAIAGGVGVVQLREKDRSARERYEMGRQIRELTREAGVTFVVNDRVDIAQALDADGVHLGDDDLPVPVARELLGPEAVVGRSVSTVAEAEAAVTAGADYLGVGTVYRTDSKADIPEDDHGVGPERVAAITDAVDVPVVGIGGITAENTAEVVRAGADGVAVITAITRADDPEAATAALREAVRRGREA; via the coding sequence ATGGTCGATTGGGACGTGTATCTGGTCACGGGGGAGTCGCTGTCGGCGGGTCGAACCACCCGCGAAGTCGTCGAGGCGGCCATCGCGGGCGGCGTCGGCGTCGTCCAGTTGCGCGAGAAGGACCGCTCGGCCCGCGAGCGCTACGAGATGGGGCGTCAAATCCGTGAGCTGACCCGCGAGGCGGGCGTCACGTTCGTCGTCAACGACCGGGTGGACATCGCCCAAGCGCTCGATGCCGACGGCGTCCATCTCGGCGACGACGACCTGCCCGTCCCGGTCGCCCGCGAACTGCTGGGTCCCGAGGCCGTCGTCGGGCGGTCGGTGTCGACGGTCGCGGAGGCCGAGGCGGCGGTGACCGCCGGTGCGGACTACCTCGGCGTCGGAACGGTCTATCGGACCGACTCGAAAGCCGACATCCCCGAAGACGACCACGGCGTCGGTCCGGAACGAGTGGCCGCAATCACCGACGCCGTCGACGTGCCCGTCGTCGGTATCGGGGGTATCACCGCCGAGAACACCGCCGAGGTGGTCCGAGCGGGGGCCGACGGCGTGGCCGTCATCACTGCGATTACGCGGGCCGACGACCCCGAGGCGGCGACGGCGGCGCTTCGCGAGGCGGTCCGACGGGGCCGAGAGGCGTAG
- a CDS encoding hemolysin family protein gives MQPVEIALRLLAGIGLILANGFFVAIEFALTRARQFTEDEFVRDGHPALERAWAMTDDLEIYLTTCQVGITASSIAVGIVAEPALAALFEPAFAGSRLAGIGLGAGLAFLVINLVHLTHGEQTPTYLGVERARFVCRYGSGPLYWFNWLISPLITLGDAVAKWTLKLFGVEMTGAWLETEEDVIESRADLRNKLGNVLEEGDLPEERREEVLAALHVGDQQVRDVMVPIEDVVALSTTDDEETNARRVAETPHTRYPLVGEDFETFLGIVYVPELVRERGEGALLDGVDLEAVAAPPMTVTADTSVSDAIDRFQAERQELALVVADGEVVGLVTVTDAFEAVVGDIQDPMDAEAGVP, from the coding sequence ATGCAACCCGTCGAAATCGCCCTCAGACTGCTGGCCGGTATCGGCCTCATCCTCGCGAACGGCTTCTTCGTCGCCATCGAGTTCGCGCTCACGCGGGCCCGGCAGTTCACCGAAGACGAGTTCGTCCGCGACGGCCACCCCGCCCTAGAGCGGGCGTGGGCGATGACCGACGACCTCGAAATCTACCTCACCACCTGTCAGGTCGGCATCACCGCCTCCTCCATCGCGGTCGGTATCGTCGCCGAACCCGCGCTGGCGGCGCTGTTCGAACCGGCCTTCGCCGGGTCGCGGCTGGCGGGTATCGGCCTCGGCGCGGGACTGGCCTTCCTCGTCATCAACCTCGTCCACCTGACCCACGGCGAGCAGACGCCGACCTACCTCGGGGTCGAGCGAGCGCGGTTCGTCTGTCGGTACGGGTCCGGGCCGCTGTACTGGTTCAACTGGCTCATCTCGCCGCTCATCACGCTCGGCGACGCCGTCGCGAAGTGGACGCTGAAACTGTTCGGCGTCGAGATGACGGGTGCGTGGCTCGAAACCGAGGAGGACGTTATCGAGTCCCGTGCGGACCTCCGGAACAAACTCGGGAACGTCCTCGAAGAAGGCGACCTCCCGGAGGAACGGCGCGAGGAAGTGCTGGCGGCGCTTCACGTCGGCGACCAGCAAGTTCGGGACGTGATGGTCCCCATCGAGGACGTGGTGGCGCTGTCGACGACCGACGACGAGGAGACGAACGCCCGGCGGGTCGCCGAGACGCCCCACACCCGTTATCCGCTGGTCGGCGAGGACTTCGAGACGTTCCTCGGTATCGTCTACGTCCCCGAACTGGTCCGGGAACGCGGCGAGGGGGCGTTACTGGACGGCGTGGACCTCGAAGCGGTCGCCGCGCCGCCGATGACCGTGACGGCCGACACGAGCGTCAGCGACGCTATCGACCGCTTCCAGGCCGAACGACAGGAACTCGCGCTGGTCGTCGCAGACGGCGAGGTGGTCGGCCTCGTCACCGTCACCGACGCCTTCGAGGCCGTCGTCGGCGACATCCAAGACCCGATGGACGCCGAGGCGGGCGTGCCTTAG
- a CDS encoding M28 family peptidase, protein MTDTAWIGETFTSDVGWSHLETLVDIGDRMAGSEGERAAAEATRDALAEYAEDARLEPFEIQGWVRGDSRLAVGEETVASAAHEVIALPRSPAGAATGEFVDAGYGLPEDFAETDCEGKVVMVRSDVPEWYDRYIHRREKFYHAVEAGAAAFVYRNHVDGMLPPTGSVGTEDAPIGEVPAVGVANETGARLARRYAGDPVTVAVDCETPDATSQNVHAELGPDTDERVLVTSHVDAHDIAEGASDNGAGTALVVELARTLAAREDELSTRVEFVAFGAEEVGLVGSHRLADERALDSVRAVLNLDGVVRGRTVECFTHGFDALDAAVESVADAFDHPLTASPEQSPHSDHWPFVRWGVPGIHVMSETGKLGRGWGHTHADTLEKLEVRTLREQAVLVTELALTLTETTVDHRSPDDIAAALEAERLAEGMRITGDWPYQE, encoded by the coding sequence ATGACCGACACAGCGTGGATAGGCGAGACGTTCACCAGCGACGTAGGCTGGTCGCACTTGGAGACGCTCGTCGACATCGGCGACCGGATGGCCGGGAGCGAGGGCGAACGCGCCGCGGCCGAAGCGACCCGCGACGCGTTAGCAGAATACGCCGAGGACGCCCGCCTCGAACCGTTCGAGATACAGGGCTGGGTCCGCGGTGACAGTCGTCTCGCGGTCGGTGAGGAGACGGTGGCGAGCGCCGCCCACGAGGTCATCGCGCTCCCGCGCTCGCCCGCCGGGGCGGCGACCGGCGAGTTCGTCGACGCGGGCTACGGCCTCCCCGAGGACTTCGCGGAAACCGACTGCGAGGGAAAGGTGGTAATGGTCCGGTCGGACGTACCCGAGTGGTACGACCGCTACATCCACCGCCGAGAGAAGTTCTACCACGCCGTCGAGGCGGGCGCGGCGGCGTTCGTCTACCGGAATCACGTCGACGGGATGCTCCCGCCGACGGGGAGCGTCGGAACCGAGGACGCCCCCATCGGCGAGGTACCCGCCGTCGGCGTCGCCAACGAGACGGGGGCGCGACTGGCCCGCCGCTACGCGGGCGACCCCGTGACCGTCGCCGTCGACTGCGAGACGCCCGACGCGACGAGTCAGAACGTCCACGCGGAACTCGGCCCCGACACCGACGAGCGAGTGCTGGTGACCAGCCACGTCGACGCCCACGATATCGCCGAGGGCGCCAGCGACAACGGCGCGGGGACGGCGCTGGTCGTCGAACTCGCCCGGACGCTCGCCGCCCGCGAGGACGAGTTGTCGACCCGCGTCGAGTTCGTCGCCTTCGGGGCCGAGGAGGTGGGACTGGTCGGGTCCCACCGACTGGCCGACGAGCGTGCCCTCGATTCGGTTCGGGCGGTTCTCAACCTCGACGGCGTCGTCCGCGGGCGGACGGTGGAGTGTTTCACCCACGGGTTCGACGCCCTCGACGCCGCCGTCGAGTCGGTCGCCGACGCGTTCGACCACCCGCTCACCGCGAGCCCCGAACAGAGTCCGCACAGCGACCACTGGCCGTTCGTCCGGTGGGGCGTCCCCGGCATCCACGTGATGAGCGAGACGGGCAAACTCGGGCGCGGATGGGGCCACACGCACGCCGACACGCTGGAGAAACTCGAAGTCCGTACCCTGCGCGAGCAAGCCGTCCTGGTGACCGAACTCGCGCTGACCCTGACCGAAACGACGGTCGACCACCGCTCGCCCGACGACATCGCCGCCGCACTCGAAGCGGAGAGGCTTGCCGAGGGGATGCGAATCACCGGCGATTGGCCCTATCAGGAGTGA
- a CDS encoding oxidoreductase yields MSGWTVEDMPPMDERTVVVTGANSGLGYEGTEAFARKGATVVMACRSVDRGERAAAEIRHAATGELDVRECDLADLDSVAAFAEGLREDYDAVDVLCNNAGVMAIPRQETADGFEMQMGVNHFGHFALTGRLLPMLSASDGEARVVTQSSGAHEMGEMDFSDLHSERDYGKWAAYGRSKLSNLLFAYELDRRLDDHGVDDVLSVACHPGYADTDLQFRGPREMGSSLRMAGMKVANALLGQSAEKGALPMLYAATADDVLGGEFVGPDGLMDMRGYPEFQRSNAASYDEDDADRLWTVSEAATGVTYDFGE; encoded by the coding sequence ATGTCTGGCTGGACCGTCGAAGACATGCCGCCGATGGACGAGCGAACCGTGGTCGTGACCGGGGCCAACAGCGGCCTCGGCTACGAGGGAACCGAAGCGTTCGCCCGGAAGGGCGCGACGGTGGTGATGGCGTGCCGGAGCGTCGACCGGGGGGAACGCGCCGCCGCCGAAATCCGCCACGCCGCCACGGGTGAGTTGGACGTGCGGGAGTGTGACCTCGCGGACCTCGACTCGGTCGCCGCCTTCGCAGAGGGCCTGCGCGAGGACTACGACGCCGTCGACGTCCTCTGTAACAACGCTGGCGTGATGGCGATTCCCCGCCAGGAGACCGCCGACGGATTCGAGATGCAGATGGGCGTGAACCACTTCGGCCACTTCGCGCTGACCGGTCGCCTCCTACCGATGCTGTCCGCGAGCGATGGCGAGGCCCGCGTCGTCACCCAGTCTTCCGGCGCACACGAGATGGGCGAGATGGACTTCTCGGACCTCCACTCCGAGCGCGACTACGGCAAGTGGGCGGCCTACGGACGGAGCAAACTGTCGAACCTCCTCTTCGCGTACGAACTCGACCGCCGACTCGACGACCACGGCGTCGACGACGTGCTGAGCGTCGCCTGTCACCCCGGGTACGCCGACACGGACCTGCAGTTCCGCGGCCCCCGCGAGATGGGGTCGTCGCTCCGAATGGCGGGGATGAAGGTCGCCAACGCGCTGTTGGGCCAGTCGGCCGAGAAGGGCGCGCTCCCGATGCTGTACGCCGCGACGGCCGACGACGTGCTCGGCGGGGAGTTCGTCGGTCCCGACGGCCTCATGGACATGCGCGGGTACCCCGAGTTCCAGCGGTCTAACGCGGCGTCCTACGACGAGGACGACGCCGACCGCCTCTGGACCGTCTCCGAGGCGGCGACCGGCGTCACCTACGACTTCGGTGAGTGA
- a CDS encoding Gfo/Idh/MocA family protein → MTVTIAALGLGGLGRRECAHYASFDDVTLVGGVDVSPDARETFEAEFDRPAYESTADLLAAHEDELEAVSVCTPHTLHHEQAMAAMDADCHVFVEKPLTTELATARELVATADERGLVLQVGFQRHFDPLFRELRRLVDTGTIGTPTAVNAYLGQDWIDLQAGTWRTNPGLSGGGELFDSGTHLVDAMLWTLDAEPAAVTGIADKQGHDVDVNSALAATLDRNGQRITASVCVCGDGTDIVPDDGLTIWGSEGHISLRDGTLTVTTPESTRRVEITEARDFETLTREKLRNFVDAVEGTAESVVTGEYGLAVTAFLESAYEATERGVTLEVDDLRAP, encoded by the coding sequence ATGACCGTCACTATCGCCGCCCTCGGACTCGGTGGACTCGGCCGCCGAGAATGTGCCCACTACGCGTCGTTCGACGACGTGACTCTCGTCGGCGGCGTCGACGTTTCGCCCGACGCTCGCGAGACGTTCGAAGCCGAGTTCGACCGGCCCGCCTACGAATCGACCGCCGACTTGCTCGCCGCCCACGAGGACGAACTCGAAGCCGTCAGCGTCTGTACGCCCCACACGCTCCACCACGAGCAAGCGATGGCCGCGATGGACGCCGACTGTCACGTCTTCGTCGAGAAGCCGCTGACGACGGAACTGGCGACGGCGCGGGAACTGGTCGCGACGGCCGACGAGCGAGGCCTGGTGTTGCAGGTCGGCTTCCAGCGGCACTTCGACCCGTTGTTCCGGGAACTGCGCCGCCTCGTCGACACCGGCACAATCGGTACTCCCACGGCCGTCAACGCCTACCTCGGACAGGACTGGATAGACCTGCAGGCGGGAACCTGGCGCACCAACCCCGGCCTGTCCGGCGGCGGCGAACTGTTCGACTCGGGGACCCACCTCGTCGATGCGATGCTGTGGACGCTCGACGCGGAACCGGCCGCCGTCACCGGCATCGCCGACAAGCAGGGCCACGACGTGGACGTAAACAGCGCGCTGGCGGCGACGCTTGACCGGAACGGCCAGCGCATCACCGCCTCGGTCTGTGTCTGCGGCGACGGCACCGACATCGTGCCCGACGACGGCCTGACCATCTGGGGGAGTGAGGGGCACATCTCGCTTCGGGACGGGACGTTGACCGTCACGACGCCGGAGTCGACGCGTCGAGTCGAAATCACCGAAGCCCGGGACTTCGAGACGCTGACCCGCGAAAAACTCCGCAACTTCGTCGATGCCGTCGAAGGCACGGCGGAGTCAGTCGTCACCGGCGAGTACGGTCTCGCGGTGACGGCCTTCCTCGAAAGCGCCTACGAGGCCACCGAGCGCGGCGTGACGCTCGAAGTCGACGACCTCAGAGCGCCGTGA
- a CDS encoding glutaredoxin family protein gives MSDASVTVYTRENCHLCEEAIDTIERVAEEEGVAVDLELVDVDTDSELREEYGERVPYVLLDGSPAFKYRVDEFRLRQKLSR, from the coding sequence ATGAGCGACGCCTCGGTCACGGTGTACACGCGCGAGAACTGTCACCTCTGCGAGGAGGCTATCGACACCATCGAGCGTGTCGCCGAGGAGGAAGGGGTGGCAGTCGACCTCGAACTCGTCGACGTGGACACCGACTCCGAACTCCGCGAGGAGTACGGCGAGCGCGTGCCCTACGTCCTGCTGGACGGGTCGCCGGCGTTCAAGTACCGCGTCGACGAGTTCCGTCTCCGACAGAAATTATCGCGGTAG
- a CDS encoding ArsR/SmtB family transcription factor has translation MTEEDDSRGRLSLDETAMGDDTSGPPPDELFKALANEKRRRVLSLLSVQGPMDLEEVTDMLVGWRATADGPTGPDEWAQVKIELVHAHLPLLSEMGLVHYDEDTDEVRLASIPDPLDDLFEFASEYERLAELYGWAED, from the coding sequence ATGACGGAGGAAGACGACTCCCGAGGGCGACTTTCGCTCGACGAGACGGCGATGGGCGACGATACCTCGGGACCGCCGCCCGACGAACTGTTCAAGGCGTTAGCGAACGAGAAGCGCCGTCGGGTGCTCTCCCTCCTGAGCGTGCAGGGGCCGATGGACCTCGAGGAGGTGACCGATATGCTCGTCGGGTGGCGGGCCACCGCCGATGGACCGACCGGTCCAGACGAGTGGGCGCAGGTGAAGATAGAACTCGTCCACGCGCATCTGCCGCTTCTCTCCGAGATGGGACTGGTCCACTACGACGAGGACACCGACGAGGTGCGCCTCGCGTCGATTCCGGACCCCCTCGACGACCTGTTCGAATTCGCCAGCGAGTACGAACGACTCGCGGAGTTGTACGGGTGGGCCGAGGACTGA